The proteins below come from a single Miscanthus floridulus cultivar M001 chromosome 1, ASM1932011v1, whole genome shotgun sequence genomic window:
- the LOC136458511 gene encoding flavin-containing monooxygenase FMO GS-OX-like 2 — protein MDFVGNDVDTLHEEIEHLVSYLYDFPFLGDDSTITVDDNRVNPLYKHVFPPEVAAQLSFIGLPLKAIPFPLVELQSKWVAGVLSGWIKLPSKDEMMEDVKAFYSKLQACGWPNRYTHNLSKCQFEYDDWLAEQCGHPPIEEWRKQMFTINLKNKTARPESFRDEWDDYHLVAEASEDFKKFL, from the exons ATGGACTTCGTAGGAAATGATGTGGACACCTTGCATGAAGAGATAGAACATCTAGTGAG CTACCTGTATGATTTCCCTTTCCTTGGAGATGACAGCACTATCACCGTGGATGACAACCGTGTCAATCCACTATACAAGCATGTTTTCCCACCGGAAGTGGCTGCTCAACTGTCCTTCATCGGATTGCCGTTGAAG GCTATTCCTTTTCCACTAGTTGAACTGCAAAGTAAGTGGGTTGCTGGAGTTCTATCTGGATGGATCAAGCTTCCATCTAAAGACGAAATGATGGAAGATGTGAAAGCTTTTTATTCAAAACTACAAGCATGTGGATGGCCTAATAGATACACACATAACTTATCAAAGTGTCAG TTTGAGTATGATGATTGGCTTGCTGAGCAATGTGGCCATCCACCAATCGAAGAATGGAGGAAGCAGATGTTCACTATTAATTTAAAGAACAAGACAGCTCGTCCTGAGAGTTTTCGTGATGAGTGGGATGACTACCATCTAGTGGCTGAAGCAAGTGAAGATTTCAAGAAATTCTTGTAA
- the LOC136486864 gene encoding respiratory burst oxidase homolog protein F-like isoform X2: MASSHEPNSCSKNPTMQPSSSPLFESGFSGTSPLRPAARSPSIQFVSNVVVGDGDAVAASLSACPSTSSSRGSSSDIEIQVLFQGDDDDNSTTTTTSPAVCSRSTSFHGCSDGELDMEAGMSRLLRAQSLRSMEEFIQRDSTGELRWSGLEGGALQFASMSRSNAGENESRNNSSTIYPLPVNLNINSSRSIGRSPSHGIRIAMDSCERNSISRITEKDIKQAIMFSASLNKITLNQDEATEYTNLILEELQTGQGVIQMNVMRKGLSRDLQPTCWAIPMPMKYSQQILTATIVFFQAQWRRIFVVFLWLMACAALFTWKFMQYRQRLAFEVMGYCLSTAKGAAETLKLNMAIVLLPVCRNTVTWLRRSRVINSVIPFNDNINFHKLVAAGIVVGIILHGGIHLACDFPRIARADKTFFGRTIAADFGYHQPSYLEIVASTEGTTGIAMVVLMLIAFLLASSPWRRNPETLPPLVRQFAGFNSFWYSHHVFIAVYVLLIVHSMFLFLAKDVAEKTTWMYVAIPVVIYIGERIFRMVRSMVFDVKILNATTYPGKVLALKVTKPPGFRYRSGMYVFVQCPEVSKFEWHPFSLTSAPDDEYLSIHIRSLGDWSYQMYNVFQQAPLSSNSSLPKILFDGPYGAASQDHSKYEIILLIGLGIGATPFISVLKDIANGLDKGHGSLNYHSDRLKKAYFYWVTREQGSFEWFRDIMKEVSVLDSKQGVIEMYNYLTSVYQEGDKRSMLISAIQALHFARHGIDIISKTPVRTHFSRPNWPRVLHGLARRHIGERIGVFYCGPDDLGRQLENLCHKVNARTFTRFVFHKEHF; encoded by the exons ATGGCATCCTCCCATGAACCCAACTCCTGCTCAAAGAACCCTACCATGCAACCAAGTTCGTCACCACTGTTTGAGTCTGGATTTTCAGGCACTTCTCCACTCCGGCCGGCGGCCCGCAGTCCTTCCATACAGTTCGTGTCCAACGTTGTTGTTGGCGACGGCGACGCGGTGGCCGCGTCCCTGAGCGCCTGCCCGTCGACGAGTTCGTCTCGTGGGAGTTCATCGGACATTGAGATCCAGGTGCTCTTCCAGGGGGACGACGATGACAactccacgacgacgacgacttcgCCGGCTGTGTGCTCGCGCAGCACGTCTTTCCATGGATGCAGCGACGGTGAGCTGGATATGGAAGCCGGGATGTCAAGGCTGCTGCGAGCGCAGTCGCTGAGGTCGATGGAGGAGTTCATCCAACGCGACAGCACGGGGGAGCTGAGGTGGAGTGGTTTGGAGGGAGGAGCTCTTCAGTTCGCGTCGATGTCGCGGAGTAACGCTG GTGAGAATGAATCTAGAAATAACAGTTCAACCATATATCCTCTTCCGGTCAATCTAAATATCAACTCCAGTAGATCGATCGGTCGATCTCCTAGTCATGGCATCAGAATAGCAATGGACAG CTGCGAGAGAAACTCAATTAGCAGAATCACAGAAAAGGATATTAAGCAG GCAATTATGTTCAGTGCCTCTTTGAACAAGATCACATTAAACCAAGATGAGGCCACTGAATACACAAACTTGATCCTAGAAGAGCTCCAGACAGGCCAAGGAGTCATCCAG ATGAATGTCATGAGGAAGGGCCTGTCAAGGGATCTCCAACCAACTTGCTGGGCAATACCAATGCCAATGAAATACAGCCAACAGATACTAACTGCAACGATAGTCTTCTTCCAAGCTCAGTGGAGGCGTATATTTGTGGTTTTCTTGTGGCTCATGGCATGTGCTGCACTCTTCACATGGAAGTTCATGCAGTATAGACAGCGGTTGGCTTTCGAGGTAATGGGGTACTGCCTGTCGACAGCCAAGGGGGCTGCAGAGACGCTGAAGCTCAACATGGCCATTGTGCTCCTACCTGTTTGCCGCAACACAGTCACTTGGCTCAGGAGAAGCCGTGTTATCAACTCGGTCATCCCATTTAATGACAACATTAACTTCCACAAG CTTGTTGCGGCGGGAATTGTGGTCGGTATAATCCTTCATGGAGGCATCCACCTGGCATGTGACTTCCCAAGGATTGCAAGGGCAGACAAGACCTTCTTTGGACGTACAATTGCTGCTGACTTTGGGTACCACCAGCCATCCTACCTGGAGATAGTGGCATCAACCGAGGGGACAACTGGTATAGCAATGGTGGTCCTAATGTTGATCgcattcttgcttgctagtagtcCTTGGAGAAGGAATCCAGAAACCCTGCCGCCTCTAGTCAGACAGTTTGCTGGGTTCAATTCCTTCTGGTACTCACACCATGTGTTCATCGCTGTCTATGTTCTCCTCATTGTGCATTCCATGTTCCTCTTCCTAGCAAAGGATGTGGCAGAGAAGACG ACATGGATGTATGTCGCAATTCCTGTGGTGATCTACATTGGAGAACGAATTTTCAGGATGGTCAGATCTATGGTGTTTGATGTCAAGATCCTCAAC GCAACAACTTATCCAGGGAAGGTACTTGCACTCAAGGTGACAAAGCCTCCAGGTTTTCGATATCGAAGTGGAATGTATGTGTTTGTCCAATGTCCAGAAGTATCAAAGTTTGAATG GCACCCATTTTCCCTTACATCTGCTCCAGATGATGAATACTTGAGCATCCACATAAGATCTCTTGGTGATTGGAGCTACCAAATGTATAATGTCTTCCAACAG GCGCCGCTTTCCAGCAACTCCAGCCTACCCAAAATATTATTTGATGGTCCCTACGGTGCAGCATCACAGGATCACTCCAAATATGAAATTATCTTGTTAATTGGGCTTGGAATAGGAGCAACGCCTTTCATAAGTGTTCTTAAAGACATTGCCAATGGATTAGATAAG GGACATGGCAGCCTAAATTATCACTCCGACCGACTGAAGAAGGCCTACTTTTATTGGGTGACAAGAGAGCAGGGATCCTTTGAGTGGTTCAGGGATATCATGAAAGAGGTTTCAGTTCTAGATAGCAAGCAG GGTGTGATAGAAATGTATAACTATCTGACAAGTGTCTACCAAGAAGGCGATAAGCGGTCGATGCTAATAAGTGCGATTCAAGCACTTCATTTTGCACGCCATGGCATTGATATCATCTCTAAAACTCCG GTTCGTACACACTTTTCGAGGCCAAACTGGCCTAGAGTGCTCCATGGTCTTGCAAGAAGGCATATCGGGGAGAGGATAG GGGTTTTCTACTGTGGTCCGGACGATTTGGGAAGACAGCTGGAGAACCTTTGCCACAAAGTGAACGCGAGAACATTCACGAGATTTGTGTTCCACAAGGAACATTTCTAA
- the LOC136486864 gene encoding respiratory burst oxidase homolog protein F-like isoform X1 codes for MDSCERNSISRITEKDIKQAIMFSASLNKITLNQDEATEYTNLILEELQTGQGVIQMNVMRKGLSRDLQPTCWAIPMPMKYSQQILTATIVFFQAQWRRIFVVFLWLMACAALFTWKFMQYRQRLAFEVMGYCLSTAKGAAETLKLNMAIVLLPVCRNTVTWLRRSRVINSVIPFNDNINFHKLVAAGIVVGIILHGGIHLACDFPRIARADKTFFGRTIAADFGYHQPSYLEIVASTEGTTGIAMVVLMLIAFLLASSPWRRNPETLPPLVRQFAGFNSFWYSHHVFIAVYVLLIVHSMFLFLAKDVAEKTTWMYVAIPVVIYIGERIFRMVRSMVFDVKILNATTYPGKVLALKVTKPPGFRYRSGMYVFVQCPEVSKFEWHPFSLTSAPDDEYLSIHIRSLGDWSYQMYNVFQQAPLSSNSSLPKILFDGPYGAASQDHSKYEIILLIGLGIGATPFISVLKDIANGLDKGHGSLNYHSDRLKKAYFYWVTREQGSFEWFRDIMKEVSVLDSKQGVIEMYNYLTSVYQEGDKRSMLISAIQALHFARHGIDIISKTPVRTHFSRPNWPRVLHGLARRHIGERIGVFYCGPDDLGRQLENLCHKVNARTFTRFVFHKEHF; via the exons ATGGACAG CTGCGAGAGAAACTCAATTAGCAGAATCACAGAAAAGGATATTAAGCAG GCAATTATGTTCAGTGCCTCTTTGAACAAGATCACATTAAACCAAGATGAGGCCACTGAATACACAAACTTGATCCTAGAAGAGCTCCAGACAGGCCAAGGAGTCATCCAG ATGAATGTCATGAGGAAGGGCCTGTCAAGGGATCTCCAACCAACTTGCTGGGCAATACCAATGCCAATGAAATACAGCCAACAGATACTAACTGCAACGATAGTCTTCTTCCAAGCTCAGTGGAGGCGTATATTTGTGGTTTTCTTGTGGCTCATGGCATGTGCTGCACTCTTCACATGGAAGTTCATGCAGTATAGACAGCGGTTGGCTTTCGAGGTAATGGGGTACTGCCTGTCGACAGCCAAGGGGGCTGCAGAGACGCTGAAGCTCAACATGGCCATTGTGCTCCTACCTGTTTGCCGCAACACAGTCACTTGGCTCAGGAGAAGCCGTGTTATCAACTCGGTCATCCCATTTAATGACAACATTAACTTCCACAAG CTTGTTGCGGCGGGAATTGTGGTCGGTATAATCCTTCATGGAGGCATCCACCTGGCATGTGACTTCCCAAGGATTGCAAGGGCAGACAAGACCTTCTTTGGACGTACAATTGCTGCTGACTTTGGGTACCACCAGCCATCCTACCTGGAGATAGTGGCATCAACCGAGGGGACAACTGGTATAGCAATGGTGGTCCTAATGTTGATCgcattcttgcttgctagtagtcCTTGGAGAAGGAATCCAGAAACCCTGCCGCCTCTAGTCAGACAGTTTGCTGGGTTCAATTCCTTCTGGTACTCACACCATGTGTTCATCGCTGTCTATGTTCTCCTCATTGTGCATTCCATGTTCCTCTTCCTAGCAAAGGATGTGGCAGAGAAGACG ACATGGATGTATGTCGCAATTCCTGTGGTGATCTACATTGGAGAACGAATTTTCAGGATGGTCAGATCTATGGTGTTTGATGTCAAGATCCTCAAC GCAACAACTTATCCAGGGAAGGTACTTGCACTCAAGGTGACAAAGCCTCCAGGTTTTCGATATCGAAGTGGAATGTATGTGTTTGTCCAATGTCCAGAAGTATCAAAGTTTGAATG GCACCCATTTTCCCTTACATCTGCTCCAGATGATGAATACTTGAGCATCCACATAAGATCTCTTGGTGATTGGAGCTACCAAATGTATAATGTCTTCCAACAG GCGCCGCTTTCCAGCAACTCCAGCCTACCCAAAATATTATTTGATGGTCCCTACGGTGCAGCATCACAGGATCACTCCAAATATGAAATTATCTTGTTAATTGGGCTTGGAATAGGAGCAACGCCTTTCATAAGTGTTCTTAAAGACATTGCCAATGGATTAGATAAG GGACATGGCAGCCTAAATTATCACTCCGACCGACTGAAGAAGGCCTACTTTTATTGGGTGACAAGAGAGCAGGGATCCTTTGAGTGGTTCAGGGATATCATGAAAGAGGTTTCAGTTCTAGATAGCAAGCAG GGTGTGATAGAAATGTATAACTATCTGACAAGTGTCTACCAAGAAGGCGATAAGCGGTCGATGCTAATAAGTGCGATTCAAGCACTTCATTTTGCACGCCATGGCATTGATATCATCTCTAAAACTCCG GTTCGTACACACTTTTCGAGGCCAAACTGGCCTAGAGTGCTCCATGGTCTTGCAAGAAGGCATATCGGGGAGAGGATAG GGGTTTTCTACTGTGGTCCGGACGATTTGGGAAGACAGCTGGAGAACCTTTGCCACAAAGTGAACGCGAGAACATTCACGAGATTTGTGTTCCACAAGGAACATTTCTAA